DNA from Ketobacter sp. MCCC 1A13808:
GGCGGTGCCAATATGACGAATTCCTTCGAAGCCGCAGCCTTAAACGGACAGATTGTTTCAACTGTATCTATGCTGGAGCTGGACTTAACGCCCGCACATTTCAAGGGTTTGTCGCTACACGTCGTCTTTATGCTGATACCGATGTTGCACAACTACAAACGAGAAGACCACGGCGCTATTCTGACAAAACTTGCCGAAATTGCGGATGCGGGGGCACTCAAGCCATTGCTCGACGAGACCTCCTTTACACTCGAAGAAGCCGGCAAGGCACACAACCGTCTTAGCAGTGGACAAGCTATGGGTAAGGTCGTTGTGAATATTTAAGAAAACGAGACGATGCCCCCACACAGGAAACCGAGCATCATGACCAAAACTATTTTTATTACCGGCTCGACAGGATGTGCGCTTCGCGGTGAATACCATCGCACCCTACCTGCTGACCCAACGACTACTGCTGTTGATCGGAACATCCGGACGAGTAATCAATATTTCCTCCGCCGCCCGATCTCCAGTCAATCCAAATGCGTTAAACGGTCGAGTAAGACTGTCTAACGACTTCGAGGCTTATGCCCAAAGTAAACTGGCGCTCACCTTGTGGTCCCATGTGCGTGCGGCGTTTTCCGATGAGATCGCCGCTTTTCAAAAAGTCTCTATCGCATTTCCGATCTGGCCCATAGGAACTTAGACACGAATTTTCCGCTTTTTTGATGGGCAATCCCAACCCGACTCATAGGCCTTCCTATAAGCGTTTACTGGCATTTCTGGAATATCAGTTTGCGCCGATAGTGTGGCCACAGAACTGACTAGAGCGTAATAATGGCAGCAACATTCCAGTAGATATAGTTTTAAATCAATGTTTGTGATCTCATCTTGCCAAAAGCATAAGCTGGTGGAACTCCTTGTCGAGACGAATAAATCTTTGAAACAAATGGCGAGGTCATCGCACGAACTAATGCGCAGTAATCAAGTTCAAATGCCAGCTCCTCTCCCACAAACAACTTATTTTCGCTAGATTCTATAATAAGGTGATCGCTACTGGCCCCCAGAACATTAATACCGGTGGGAGTTTGCATTCCACAGGGATCAATGTCCTGTATGCCAATGGCCAGAATGGCTTGCCTCACCAAGCCGCGATCACTAACGGGTTGAGCATCTCCGAAAGCAGTCTGTGCAATATCACCCGTCGGTAGAGACGGTTTGACTTTTGATTCGATCACTTCTGCTACAAGCTTGATGGCATCGGTGCTCAGGCCATCTATTGGCTGACGCCGCAACGTCTCGCGACCGAGTAAAATAGCTTCACCGAGACGTAGATTATTAATTCGCCCGATTCTGCTATCTGCACTCAATGCCCACCGCAGGTTGGCCGAATTACCACCCGATACCACGTCTAACGTCAGGTTAAACACTGACTCAATTTGCGCAGTCAGGTCAGATAACAGAGCCATGTTGGTAGCATCAGGAACAACACCACAGCGGCAGGCGAGATTGGCTCCGATACCCTTTAAAAAGATATGAGGCAATCCGATTACCTCACCCACCACGTCTATCAAGTCGTCAGGCATAATGCCTTCTCGGAGGTCGCCCAACTCTACCATTAACAGTATTTGGTGGATTCGATTCTGCTTCTGTGCTTCAAATGAAAGTTGTTTAATGACCTCGATTTCAGTGTTACAGCTTATGTCTGTAAACCGTACAACCTGTGCTACCTGGCTCAGCATGGGTGACCGAATCAGTGTCATCGGCACATCGCTGAACAACACATGGTTCCCTGCAAGACGAAGGGGCTTGATGTTTTCGATCCGTGAATCACCCAATCCAGTCACCCCTGCTTGCAAGAAGGCGTTGGCAATTTCCACCGAACCGAGAGACGCTTTGGTTATGCCCGTCACTGAAATTCGGTGTTCAGCGAGTCGTGTCACCAATTCATGGGCATTGTGATAAATCTTGTCGAGATCAATTTCTAACCTTGGCGCAACCATCAGGCTGCCGTCAACGTTTTCGCTTTAAGATAGGGGAAAGCGGCAACGACAATCTCCACCAGATGATCGGGCGAGCGCTTTAAAGCATCGGTAACCGGAATATGCAAATCCTGCTCATATTGGCTAATGGCATCCGTTACATCGGCATCGCTCATGTTTTCATGATTAATGGTCAAACCAATAACCCGAGTGTCTGAAAAGGTCTCGATCAAATGAATTTCTGATGCCGGCGAAGGCATTGGCATTTTTTTAAAATCACAACGATGCTGCCTCGCGGGTGCGTGCTGCAACACCACGCCGTTGGCACAGCTGCCACGAAGAATAAACGCGGAGGAAGAAAAAGCAGGATGACTTAACGCACCTTGTCCTTCAATAATAATCACGTCGGGCTGTTCGTTTTCAAAGGCTTCAACAATAGTTGCTTCCAGTTCGCCGACGCAAAATTGTGATGGAATTGCATCCAGTGCCACGCCATAACGAGCGCCTTGAATGTTGATTTGCACCCAAAAGTGACCCACTTCAGTCCCATATTTGCATCGAATATTGACCCACGTTCAACTCATCCTGCACCCAACGATGCAGGAGCAATCAGGAGTGATCGACGTGGCATT
Protein-coding regions in this window:
- a CDS encoding alanine/ornithine racemase family PLP-dependent enzyme codes for the protein MVAPRLEIDLDKIYHNAHELVTRLAEHRISVTGITKASLGSVEIANAFLQAGVTGLGDSRIENIKPLRLAGNHVLFSDVPMTLIRSPMLSQVAQVVRFTDISCNTEIEVIKQLSFEAQKQNRIHQILLMVELGDLREGIMPDDLIDVVGEVIGLPHIFLKGIGANLACRCGVVPDATNMALLSDLTAQIESVFNLTLDVVSGGNSANLRWALSADSRIGRINNLRLGEAILLGRETLRRQPIDGLSTDAIKLVAEVIESKVKPSLPTGDIAQTAFGDAQPVSDRGLVRQAILAIGIQDIDPCGMQTPTGINVLGASSDHLIIESSENKLFVGEELAFELDYCALVRAMTSPFVSKIYSSRQGVPPAYAFGKMRSQTLI
- a CDS encoding NAD-dependent epimerase/dehydratase family protein, which produces MGHFWVQINIQGARYGVALDAIPSQFCVGELEATIVEAFENEQPDVIIIEGQGALSHPAFSSSAFILRGSCANGVVLQHAPARQHRCDFKKMPMPSPASEIHLIETFSDTRVIGLTINHENMSDADVTDAISQYEQDLHIPVTDALKRSPDHLVEIVVAAFPYLKAKTLTAA